In Luteimonas viscosa, the following proteins share a genomic window:
- a CDS encoding nuclear transport factor 2 family protein: protein MTPKQLVQEWVRRFNEGDVEGLASLYASDAVNHQVVMEPLHGRAAIRGMFEVEFGRAAMTCLVENLFEDGEWAILEWRDPGGLRGCGFFRVRDGMIVFQRGYFDQLSFFRQQGIAVPERYLGD from the coding sequence ATGACACCGAAGCAGCTCGTCCAGGAATGGGTCCGTCGTTTCAACGAGGGCGACGTCGAGGGCCTGGCGTCGCTCTACGCGAGCGACGCCGTCAACCACCAGGTGGTCATGGAACCGCTGCACGGCCGGGCGGCCATCCGCGGCATGTTCGAGGTCGAGTTCGGCCGCGCCGCCATGACCTGCCTGGTCGAGAACCTGTTCGAGGATGGCGAGTGGGCGATCCTCGAATGGCGCGACCCGGGCGGCCTGCGGGGCTGCGGCTTCTTCCGGGTGCGCGACGGCATGATCGTGTTCCAGCGCGGCTACTTCGACCAACTCTCGTTCTTCCGGCAGCAGGGCATCGCTGTGCCGGAACGCTACCTGGGCGACTGA
- a CDS encoding GFA family protein, whose translation MTDSVKTTTGGCLCGAVRYEVKGPLRDVVNCHCSMCQRLHGSFGPHSKARKVNITITRDAGLAWYASSRIARRGFCRVCGSSLFWEPFDLDATGIIAGSLDGPTSLRTIGHIFVGEKCDFYEITDGLPQYEASSDGALVDDYR comes from the coding sequence ATGACCGACAGCGTGAAAACCACGACCGGAGGCTGCCTGTGCGGAGCCGTGCGCTACGAGGTGAAAGGTCCCCTGCGCGATGTGGTCAATTGCCATTGCAGCATGTGCCAGCGGCTGCACGGCAGCTTCGGGCCCCACTCCAAGGCGCGCAAGGTCAACATCACGATCACCCGCGACGCCGGACTGGCCTGGTACGCCAGCTCCAGGATCGCGCGGCGCGGCTTCTGCCGCGTGTGCGGGTCGAGCCTGTTCTGGGAGCCGTTCGATCTCGACGCCACCGGCATCATCGCCGGCTCGCTGGACGGCCCGACCTCGCTCAGGACGATCGGGCACATCTTCGTGGGCGAGAAATGCGACTTCTACGAGATCACCGATGGCCTACCGCAGTACGAGGCTTCCTCGGATGGCGCCCTCGTCGACGACTACAGGTGA
- a CDS encoding putative quinol monooxygenase, producing MYGLIGKMKAVPGQRDALVSILLEGVSGMPGCLSYIVAQDPADPDAIWVTEAWDSQASHKASLSLPSVKDAIARGRPLIAAFDQHVETVPVGGHGILVPG from the coding sequence ATGTACGGACTGATCGGCAAGATGAAAGCGGTGCCGGGGCAACGCGATGCCCTGGTCTCGATCCTGCTCGAGGGGGTGTCCGGCATGCCCGGCTGCCTCAGCTACATCGTCGCGCAGGATCCGGCGGATCCGGACGCGATCTGGGTCACCGAGGCCTGGGACAGCCAGGCCAGCCACAAGGCGTCGTTGTCGTTGCCCTCGGTGAAAGACGCGATCGCGCGTGGCAGGCCGCTGATCGCCGCCTTCGACCAGCACGTCGAGACGGTGCCGGTCGGTGGCCATGGCATCCTGGTCCCGGGCTAG
- a CDS encoding GNAT family N-acetyltransferase — protein MNIRPASPADREAILALVPRLAECGTPAGREQRQVVAVDLQTIAAAIDDASPESAMLAAEEDGVVVGFVHARTVTDYYTQSPIGHVSDLVVAPEAEGKGVGEALVQAAQAWARCRGYRMMQLYVLPGNAGARRLYERMGYRAEWFKYVKPLG, from the coding sequence GTGAACATCCGCCCCGCATCGCCCGCCGACCGCGAAGCGATCCTGGCCCTCGTGCCGCGGCTTGCCGAGTGCGGCACGCCTGCGGGGCGGGAGCAGCGCCAGGTCGTGGCGGTGGACCTGCAGACCATCGCGGCCGCCATCGACGATGCCTCGCCGGAGAGTGCGATGCTCGCGGCCGAAGAGGACGGCGTGGTGGTCGGCTTCGTGCACGCCAGGACGGTCACCGACTACTACACGCAGTCGCCGATCGGACACGTGTCCGATCTCGTCGTGGCACCGGAGGCGGAGGGCAAGGGGGTGGGGGAGGCGCTGGTGCAGGCTGCGCAGGCCTGGGCGCGGTGCCGGGGCTACCGGATGATGCAGCTCTACGTGCTCCCAGGGAATGCGGGAGCGCGCAGGCTTTACGAGCGCATGGGATATCGTGCCGAATGGTTCAAGTACGTCAAACCACTGGGGTGA
- a CDS encoding bleomycin resistance family protein has translation MIVKHLTPILNVSDIQQSFSWFGKLGWKKGWDWGTPPSFGGVCSGHCEIFLCQGGQGGRGASGYPATFGPGSNEAAEKAVWMSLWVDDVDEVHQRCLEQGIEVTWPPTDMPWNVREMHVRHPDGHVFRIGQGIEGQGTTSGSG, from the coding sequence ATGATCGTCAAGCATCTGACCCCGATTCTGAATGTCTCCGACATCCAGCAGTCCTTCTCTTGGTTCGGGAAGCTCGGATGGAAGAAGGGCTGGGACTGGGGTACGCCACCGAGCTTCGGCGGCGTGTGCTCGGGCCATTGCGAGATTTTCCTCTGCCAGGGCGGCCAGGGTGGCCGGGGCGCCAGTGGCTATCCGGCGACATTCGGTCCCGGTTCCAACGAGGCGGCTGAAAAGGCGGTGTGGATGTCGCTGTGGGTAGACGACGTCGATGAGGTTCATCAACGCTGTCTCGAGCAGGGGATCGAAGTGACCTGGCCGCCCACGGACATGCCGTGGAACGTGAGGGAGATGCACGTTCGCCATCCGGACGGACACGTGTTCAGGATCGGTCAGGGCATCGAAGGCCAGGGGACAACTTCTGGTAGCGGGTGA
- a CDS encoding nuclear transport factor 2 family protein, with the protein MSPLKKIAFITFVLLSASLQPAVAAHNEPRDVAAIREIVEAFRTSIINKDKATFVELFFSDKPEHVTWQMVDDDTRVARFKEFAPEASRVVRWPENTYLAMIDATTAVDSGSLEEVFRNVTIDTDGLVASVNFDYSTLRNGEEAHWGREMWHLVHTEDGWKIISVIWSQRDPVSDE; encoded by the coding sequence ATGTCGCCTCTGAAGAAGATTGCCTTTATTACTTTTGTTTTACTGTCAGCCAGCCTGCAACCCGCAGTAGCGGCCCATAACGAACCCCGAGACGTGGCCGCGATTCGTGAGATTGTGGAAGCGTTCCGTACATCAATCATCAACAAGGACAAGGCAACGTTCGTTGAGCTCTTTTTTTCCGACAAGCCCGAGCATGTGACATGGCAGATGGTGGACGACGATACGAGGGTCGCCCGGTTCAAGGAATTCGCACCCGAGGCGAGTCGGGTCGTCAGGTGGCCGGAGAACACCTACCTCGCCATGATCGATGCGACAACCGCAGTTGATTCAGGATCGCTCGAGGAAGTATTTCGGAACGTAACCATAGATACGGATGGATTGGTCGCTTCCGTGAACTTCGACTATTCCACTCTGCGCAATGGGGAAGAAGCCCATTGGGGCCGCGAGATGTGGCACCTGGTGCACACCGAGGACGGCTGGAAGATCATCTCGGTGATATGGTCGCAACGGGATCCTGTATCCGACGAATGA
- a CDS encoding S9 family peptidase, whose amino-acid sequence MRLSPPLATLALGLSLALPVLALPALAQTATPQAQTGASPPPSAVERKEQGNRVTENLPEIPAELIESLNRYQNTRGASVSGWTKEGCLLVSTRFAETSQVHRVCEPLGMREQLTFYPEPVAGVTVSPPGAWRDGFVYGKDRGGDEFSQLYWFDAQTRESMLLTDGKRSQNGGTVLTRDGGLMAYSSTARNGTDRDIWLRDTRSGQSRVLLQEGGTWGALDFSPDGKRLLVTKYVSANESYPGEVDVASGTLQMFPIDGGKAAFGGFRYAPDGEGIYYVSDEPVDGAPSEFQVLRHHRPGQGAPVRVSTAPWDVDGFEVSDDGRHLAYVTNEDGIYRLTVLALPSHRPLELPELPVGLIGGLEFSPDGKRLAVTLNTATSPSDVYVIDLEGSALERWTKSEVGGLDTARFVAPTLVRYPTFDQVDGAPRTIPAFYYRPATPAASGKLPVVVSIHGGPESQALPGFNPSIQFMVNELGVAVLVPNVRGSSGYGKTWLTLDNAEKREDSVKDIGALLDWIAQQPELDASRVGVMGGSYGGYMVLASLMHYSDRIRAGIDVVGISDFTTFLTNTEEYRRDLRRAEYGDERDPAMRAVFDRISPLKNASRIDAPLFVAQGRNDPRVPYTEAEQIAAAVRANGNPVWFLMFNDEGHGFRKKSNSDYFGAASMLFWERHLLTE is encoded by the coding sequence ATGCGCCTGAGCCCACCGCTCGCTACCCTCGCCCTCGGCCTGAGCCTGGCCCTGCCTGTGCTTGCCCTGCCCGCGCTCGCCCAGACCGCCACCCCTCAGGCGCAGACCGGCGCCAGCCCACCCCCTTCCGCCGTGGAGCGCAAGGAACAGGGCAACCGCGTCACCGAGAACCTCCCCGAGATCCCCGCGGAACTGATCGAAAGCCTCAACCGCTACCAGAACACCCGCGGCGCCAGCGTCAGCGGCTGGACGAAGGAAGGCTGCCTGCTGGTCTCCACCCGGTTCGCCGAGACCAGCCAGGTGCACCGCGTCTGCGAGCCGCTGGGCATGCGCGAACAGCTCACCTTCTATCCCGAACCCGTGGCCGGCGTGACCGTCTCGCCACCAGGCGCCTGGCGCGACGGTTTCGTCTACGGCAAGGACAGGGGCGGCGACGAGTTCTCGCAGCTGTACTGGTTCGATGCGCAGACGCGCGAATCGATGCTGCTCACCGACGGCAAGCGCAGCCAGAACGGCGGTACCGTGCTCACCCGCGACGGCGGCCTGATGGCGTACAGCAGTACCGCGCGCAACGGCACCGATCGCGACATCTGGCTGCGCGATACCCGCAGCGGCCAGTCACGCGTGCTGCTGCAGGAAGGCGGCACCTGGGGCGCGCTCGACTTCTCGCCCGACGGCAAGCGCCTGCTGGTGACGAAGTACGTCTCGGCGAACGAGTCCTACCCCGGCGAGGTAGACGTGGCCAGCGGCACGCTGCAGATGTTCCCGATCGATGGCGGCAAGGCCGCGTTCGGCGGCTTTCGCTATGCGCCCGATGGCGAAGGCATCTACTACGTGTCCGACGAACCGGTCGATGGCGCGCCCAGCGAGTTCCAGGTGCTGCGCCACCACCGGCCAGGCCAGGGCGCACCGGTGCGCGTGAGCACCGCGCCGTGGGACGTCGACGGCTTCGAGGTGTCCGACGACGGCCGCCACCTGGCCTACGTCACCAACGAGGACGGCATCTACCGCCTCACCGTGCTGGCCCTGCCTTCGCACCGGCCGCTGGAACTGCCGGAACTGCCGGTCGGCCTGATCGGCGGGCTGGAATTCTCGCCCGACGGCAAGCGCCTCGCGGTCACGCTCAACACCGCCACCTCGCCGAGCGACGTCTACGTGATCGATCTCGAGGGCTCCGCGCTCGAACGCTGGACGAAGAGCGAAGTGGGCGGCCTCGACACCGCGCGCTTCGTCGCACCTACCCTCGTCCGCTACCCCACCTTCGACCAGGTCGACGGCGCGCCGCGCACGATTCCCGCCTTCTACTACAGGCCGGCGACGCCCGCGGCGAGTGGAAAGCTGCCGGTGGTCGTGAGCATCCACGGCGGTCCGGAATCGCAGGCGCTGCCCGGCTTCAATCCCTCGATCCAGTTCATGGTCAACGAACTGGGCGTGGCGGTGCTGGTGCCGAACGTGCGCGGGTCGTCGGGCTACGGCAAGACCTGGCTCACCCTCGACAATGCGGAGAAGCGCGAGGACTCGGTGAAGGACATCGGCGCCCTGCTCGACTGGATCGCGCAGCAGCCCGAACTCGACGCCTCGCGCGTGGGCGTGATGGGCGGCAGCTACGGCGGCTACATGGTGCTGGCCTCGCTGATGCACTACAGCGACCGCATCCGCGCCGGCATCGATGTGGTCGGCATCTCCGATTTCACCACCTTCCTCACCAATACCGAGGAATACCGCCGCGACCTGCGCCGCGCCGAGTACGGCGACGAACGCGACCCGGCGATGCGCGCCGTGTTCGACCGCATCTCGCCGCTGAAGAACGCATCGCGCATCGACGCGCCGCTGTTCGTCGCCCAGGGCAGGAACGACCCGCGCGTGCCGTACACCGAAGCCGAACAGATCGCCGCCGCCGTGCGCGCCAACGGCAACCCCGTGTGGTTCCTGATGTTCAACGACGAAGGCCACGGCTTCCGCAAGAAGAGCAACAGCGACTACTTCGGCGCCGCTTCGATGCTGTTCTGGGAGCGGCACCTGCTGACGGAGTGA